In Gemmatimonas sp., the following are encoded in one genomic region:
- a CDS encoding DUF4097 family beta strand repeat-containing protein, with protein sequence MRSPLVLTLPMRSRSLVPLGVLMLLSLAGGMSPLLAQRDSSFAVARNAVVDITVRTGRLVVRGGSASTGAIRGRSGDYQLRTTGVGVTLEASEDMRSSRSDRSDRSDRSSRTASRRNDATLELDLPRNVRLVISTASADVDVSGIDGDVEIRTTSGDVSLDDIGGRLTLETLSGDIRLGGRSGPARVTTMSGDITLRGVRDEANVHTTSGDVLLGMDRAARVEVESISGDITFDGNTTDDARLQITTHSGDVTLRLPENVRGSMDVSTFNGDMTASGSLTLMPNSLTSSRSERAVRRYEIGGGGSTRFTISTFNGDVRVVRGNRS encoded by the coding sequence ATGCGGTCCCCTCTCGTGCTCACTCTCCCGATGCGCTCCCGCTCGCTCGTTCCGCTCGGCGTGTTGATGCTGCTGTCGCTAGCCGGCGGCATGTCACCGCTGCTCGCCCAACGCGACTCCAGCTTCGCGGTGGCACGCAACGCCGTGGTCGACATCACCGTGCGCACCGGACGCTTGGTCGTACGCGGTGGGTCGGCGAGCACCGGCGCGATCCGCGGGCGCAGCGGCGACTATCAGCTGCGCACCACCGGCGTCGGCGTCACGCTGGAAGCATCGGAGGACATGCGCTCGAGCCGCTCCGATCGCTCCGATCGCTCCGACCGCTCCAGCCGCACGGCCAGTCGCCGCAACGACGCCACGCTCGAACTCGACCTCCCGCGCAACGTGCGGTTGGTCATCTCCACGGCGTCGGCGGATGTCGACGTGTCCGGCATCGACGGTGACGTGGAGATTCGCACGACCAGTGGCGATGTCAGTCTCGACGACATCGGCGGACGTCTCACGTTGGAAACACTCTCCGGCGACATCCGGCTGGGTGGCCGCTCAGGGCCGGCGCGCGTGACGACCATGAGTGGCGACATTACACTGCGCGGTGTGCGCGACGAGGCGAACGTGCACACCACCAGTGGCGATGTCCTGCTCGGTATGGATCGCGCGGCGCGCGTCGAAGTCGAAAGCATCAGTGGTGACATCACCTTCGATGGCAACACGACCGACGACGCGCGGTTGCAGATCACCACGCATTCCGGCGACGTGACCCTGCGTCTCCCCGAGAATGTGCGCGGGAGCATGGACGTCTCCACCTTCAACGGCGACATGACCGCCTCCGGTTCGCTCACACTGATGCCCAACAGCCTCACGTCGTCACGCAGTGAGCGCGCGGTGCGCCGCTACGAGATCGGCGGCGGCGGGTCCACCCGTTTCACCATCTCCACGTTCAACGGCGACGTCCGCGTCGTGCGAGGCAACCGCTCATGA
- a CDS encoding 4a-hydroxytetrahydrobiopterin dehydratase produces the protein MPALSDIEIQRGLGALPGWSRKGDTLVKSYHFATFPAGVAFIAQVADIAEAMQHHPDIDIRYTKVHFSLSTHDAGGITPKDFDLARAIEELAAA, from the coding sequence ATGCCTGCTCTGTCCGACATCGAAATTCAGCGTGGCCTCGGCGCGCTGCCCGGCTGGTCGCGCAAGGGCGACACGCTCGTGAAGAGCTATCACTTCGCGACCTTTCCTGCGGGCGTGGCCTTCATTGCGCAGGTGGCTGACATCGCCGAAGCGATGCAGCATCACCCCGATATCGACATCCGCTACACCAAGGTGCACTTCTCGCTCAGCACGCACGACGCGGGCGGGATCACCCCGAAGGATTTCGATCTCGCCCGCGCGATCGAGGAGCTGGCGGCGGCGTAG
- a CDS encoding type II toxin-antitoxin system VapC family toxin codes for MIDRVRHERGVLDTSTVILLSRLDDPTVLPNEPLITAITLAELTVGPLVAKSDDERAARQAHLQQAESDFDALPFDASAARAFGRVAASLRQSGRKTQARSYDAMIAATALANALPIYTCNPDDFSGIDGLDVVAVPMPTRA; via the coding sequence GTGATCGATCGGGTCCGCCATGAGCGCGGCGTTCTCGACACCAGCACCGTGATCCTGCTTTCCCGGCTCGACGATCCCACGGTGCTTCCGAATGAACCACTGATCACGGCGATTACGTTGGCCGAATTGACGGTTGGGCCGCTCGTCGCAAAATCAGACGACGAACGCGCCGCCCGACAGGCGCACCTGCAGCAGGCGGAATCGGACTTCGATGCGCTGCCGTTCGATGCCAGCGCCGCGCGAGCATTCGGTCGCGTGGCTGCCTCGCTGAGGCAATCAGGGCGCAAAACACAAGCCCGCTCGTACGACGCGATGATTGCGGCAACGGCGCTCGCGAATGCATTGCCGATCTACACCTGCAATCCCGACGATTTCAGCGGCATCGACGGGCTGGATGTCGTCGCGGTACCGATGCCGACTCGCGCGTAG
- a CDS encoding sialidase family protein, which produces MSLPDIWWMPGRPSTLAVGSRLYVAVNNTPTRGESQRPQAIVARRDNGRWTQVLAAESPRSYGIHGVRLASMSDSALVLVYSGTATVDSGRSAGTLAVVRSADAGSSWSSPTPIRQLTRTAMELGGLHRMKDGTLHLIWAAVRNDVANAIMHDVSRDDGRTWTPIDSIPVPVTFSYLTSAQVGDHVLVTVHQSDGLIAQAIAGHAGSLRTLTPASIGLPGMHVQGADAPVTTWAAEERVISADGKWTGISGVVYKTTTTMHCGAK; this is translated from the coding sequence ATGAGTTTGCCAGACATCTGGTGGATGCCTGGACGTCCGTCGACGCTTGCGGTAGGATCGCGACTGTATGTTGCCGTGAACAACACTCCGACACGCGGAGAATCGCAGCGTCCGCAGGCCATTGTCGCGCGGCGTGACAACGGACGGTGGACCCAGGTTCTCGCGGCAGAATCGCCACGGTCTTACGGCATTCACGGCGTACGACTGGCCAGTATGAGCGATAGTGCGCTGGTACTCGTGTACAGTGGGACCGCCACCGTCGACTCCGGCCGCTCGGCCGGAACGCTCGCGGTCGTCCGCTCTGCTGATGCCGGAAGCTCATGGAGCTCGCCGACACCCATTCGGCAACTGACGCGGACCGCGATGGAACTTGGCGGCTTGCATCGCATGAAGGATGGTACGCTGCACCTCATCTGGGCGGCCGTTCGAAATGACGTGGCCAATGCGATCATGCACGATGTATCCCGTGATGACGGTCGTACCTGGACGCCAATCGATAGCATTCCTGTGCCCGTAACCTTCAGCTATTTGACGAGCGCACAGGTTGGAGACCATGTGCTGGTTACCGTCCACCAAAGCGATGGACTGATCGCGCAGGCGATAGCGGGTCATGCCGGCAGCTTACGCACGCTCACACCAGCGTCAATCGGACTTCCCGGAATGCATGTCCAAGGGGCGGATGCACCGGTGACTACGTGGGCCGCGGAGGAGCGGGTGATCAGCGCCGACGGCAAGTGGACTGGAATATCCGGCGTCGTCTATAAAACAACGACAACCATGCATTGCGGGGCGAAATAG
- a CDS encoding DUF4097 family beta strand repeat-containing protein, which translates to MLSFRTSVRSACRTTGAALLLTAALAAPAMAQDRDRDRDSQRDDAFTWSGTIPSGRRVMIKNINGGIQVERSTNGRVEVSAEKRWRRGNPEDVRIEQKKIGDDVLVCALFSEGSRCDESGIHTDRRTKWNDRNDVSVRFTVRVPDGVRVDLSTVNGGVEVTGVNNEVDAHTVNGSITARSAGGPVRAKTVNGSINVSMGSLGRADDLDYETVNGAITIELPSNFGAQLELSTVNGRVSTDFPITISGTLSPRRLRGTVGNGSTRLRASTVNGSVTLRKIN; encoded by the coding sequence ATGCTGTCGTTCCGTACTTCAGTCCGTTCCGCGTGTCGTACTACTGGCGCCGCGCTGCTCCTTACCGCCGCGCTGGCGGCACCCGCCATGGCGCAGGATCGCGACCGGGACCGCGACTCGCAGCGCGACGACGCGTTCACCTGGTCGGGCACCATCCCGTCGGGGCGGCGCGTGATGATCAAGAACATCAACGGCGGCATCCAGGTGGAGCGCAGCACGAATGGCCGCGTGGAAGTGAGCGCCGAGAAGCGCTGGCGTCGCGGCAATCCCGAGGATGTGCGTATCGAACAGAAGAAGATCGGCGACGACGTACTGGTATGCGCGCTGTTCAGTGAAGGCTCGCGCTGCGACGAGAGCGGCATTCACACCGATCGCCGTACCAAGTGGAACGACCGCAACGACGTCTCGGTGCGCTTCACCGTGCGTGTGCCAGACGGTGTGCGGGTAGACCTCTCAACGGTGAACGGCGGGGTCGAAGTGACCGGCGTGAACAACGAAGTGGATGCGCATACCGTGAACGGCAGCATCACCGCCCGCAGCGCTGGCGGCCCGGTGCGCGCCAAGACGGTCAACGGCAGCATCAACGTGTCGATGGGCTCACTCGGCCGAGCAGACGATCTCGACTACGAAACGGTGAACGGGGCGATCACGATCGAATTGCCGTCCAACTTCGGCGCGCAGCTCGAGTTGTCTACGGTGAACGGTCGCGTGTCGACGGATTTCCCGATCACGATTTCCGGCACGCTCTCACCGCGGCGCTTACGTGGCACGGTGGGCAACGGGTCCACGCGGCTGCGCGCCAGCACGGTGAACGGCAGCGTGACGCTGCGGAAGATCAACTAG
- a CDS encoding radical SAM protein, with amino-acid sequence MRPADPPDSPALSPDPFRPDPLRLLSAQADLQYHAAPSRGIFNPPAATGMGFWSINPYVGCAFGCAYCYARDTHRWTLERAGDVGREVANAMPPWLAFERRVLVKEHAGARIREALRSSRSPRPGDSVVIGSATDPYQPAERRFRVTREILEALQIARDFSIVIITKSPLVTRDVDVLQRLAERHTVQVHVSLITVDRELARRLEPRAPTPDARLRGVRRLADAGLAVSVNCMPVLPGITDAPLMLEALVQQVAAAGAQSLGACALRLRSASRKRYLPVIRENFPELSAKYEATYRNSVYAAESYRVGLQQVIERLCRKYGLTTREYRRDDEGSADEEVALPAELAPEPQLVLL; translated from the coding sequence ATGCGCCCCGCCGACCCTCCCGATTCGCCGGCGCTTTCGCCCGACCCCTTCCGGCCCGACCCGCTCCGCCTGCTGTCGGCGCAAGCCGACCTGCAGTATCACGCGGCCCCGTCGCGCGGGATCTTCAATCCGCCGGCGGCCACGGGCATGGGCTTCTGGTCGATCAACCCCTACGTGGGGTGCGCCTTCGGCTGCGCCTACTGCTACGCCCGCGACACGCACCGGTGGACACTCGAACGGGCCGGCGACGTGGGACGGGAGGTCGCCAACGCCATGCCGCCGTGGCTGGCCTTCGAACGACGGGTACTGGTGAAGGAGCACGCCGGCGCGCGCATCCGCGAGGCATTGCGGTCGTCGCGCTCGCCCCGTCCGGGCGACTCGGTGGTGATCGGTTCGGCCACCGATCCGTATCAACCGGCCGAGCGGCGCTTTCGCGTCACGCGGGAGATTCTGGAGGCGCTGCAGATCGCACGCGACTTCTCGATCGTGATCATCACCAAGAGTCCGCTGGTGACCCGCGATGTGGATGTGCTGCAGCGGCTGGCCGAGCGGCACACGGTGCAAGTGCACGTGTCGCTCATTACCGTCGATCGCGAACTGGCACGGCGTCTCGAGCCCCGGGCGCCCACCCCTGACGCGCGGCTGCGGGGCGTGCGACGGCTGGCCGACGCCGGGTTGGCGGTGAGTGTGAACTGCATGCCGGTGCTGCCAGGCATTACCGATGCGCCGCTCATGCTGGAGGCGCTGGTGCAGCAGGTGGCGGCAGCCGGCGCCCAAAGCCTGGGGGCCTGTGCCCTGCGGCTTCGGTCCGCCTCGCGAAAACGGTATCTGCCCGTGATCCGCGAAAACTTTCCCGAGCTCTCCGCCAAGTATGAGGCGACCTACCGGAACAGCGTGTACGCCGCCGAGAGCTACCGGGTCGGGCTGCAGCAGGTCATTGAACGGCTGTGCCGGAAGTACGGCCTGACCACGCGGGAGTATCGACGGGACGACGAGGGCAGCGCCGATGAGGAAGTCGCGTTGCCGGCAGAGCTGGCCCCCGAGCCCCAGCTGGTGCTGCTGTAG
- a CDS encoding type II toxin-antitoxin system prevent-host-death family antitoxin — protein sequence MDNVTVRELRNNGGRVLQRVADGETLTVTMDGRPIAELRPLTGRGLSAAALLTRWRRLPSVDIQQLRHDLDDVMDGSL from the coding sequence ATGGACAACGTCACCGTTCGAGAACTGCGAAACAATGGTGGTCGGGTGCTGCAGCGTGTGGCGGACGGAGAGACACTCACGGTCACCATGGACGGGCGTCCGATCGCCGAACTGCGGCCCCTCACCGGTCGAGGACTCAGCGCGGCGGCGCTGCTGACACGGTGGCGCCGACTTCCGTCGGTCGACATACAGCAGCTGCGCCATGATCTCGACGACGTGATGGACGGATCCCTGTGA